In Rheinheimera sp. MM224, one DNA window encodes the following:
- a CDS encoding class II glutamine amidotransferase, with the protein MCELLGMSANVPTDICFSFKGLRERGGKTGPHKDGWGVAFYQGKGVSTFKDADPSYQSEIARLISDYPIKSTAVVAHIRQANSGGVGLENTHPFTRTLWGRYWTYAHNGQLHSFETLPVGQHLVVGQTDSEHAFCYLLNALEQKFPVAPSNMKLAFDYLASLCPALQQLGVFNLLLSDGDYLLAYCSTKLHWITRRAPFGVALLSDMDVDIDFSKETTEKDVVTIIATLPLTCNEQWQVMTSGQSQLFKAGEPQ; encoded by the coding sequence ATGTGTGAGTTATTAGGGATGTCAGCCAATGTGCCTACCGACATCTGCTTTAGTTTTAAAGGTTTAAGAGAACGTGGTGGCAAAACTGGTCCGCATAAAGATGGCTGGGGTGTGGCTTTTTATCAGGGCAAAGGAGTCAGCACCTTTAAAGATGCTGATCCGAGTTATCAATCTGAAATCGCACGGCTTATCAGTGATTACCCCATTAAAAGTACTGCTGTGGTGGCGCATATCCGTCAGGCCAACAGTGGTGGAGTAGGGCTTGAAAACACTCATCCCTTTACCCGCACTTTATGGGGGCGCTACTGGACTTATGCCCATAATGGTCAGTTGCACAGTTTTGAAACCTTGCCGGTCGGGCAACACCTTGTAGTGGGGCAAACCGACAGTGAGCATGCCTTTTGTTATCTGTTGAACGCGCTGGAGCAAAAATTTCCTGTTGCTCCTTCGAATATGAAACTGGCCTTTGATTACCTGGCCTCTTTATGTCCTGCGTTGCAGCAGTTAGGTGTATTTAACCTGCTGCTGTCTGACGGTGATTATCTGCTGGCGTATTGCAGCACCAAATTACATTGGATCACCAGAAGGGCACCTTTTGGTGTGGCTTTATTGTCGGATATGGATGTGGACATAGATTTTTCAAAAGAAACCACAGAAAAGGATGTGGTGACTATTATTGCCACTTTGCCGCTGACCTGTAATGAACAATGGCAGGTGATGACGTCGGGACAATCCCAGCTGTTTAAAGCAGGAGAGCCGCAATAA
- the fadE gene encoding acyl-CoA dehydrogenase FadE yields MDVLIFWVALLGTVAVLAYHRASLTMFTALIAALLAVATFTDTVGVISWILFLVVAVPLNVASIRQQYLTKPLLKLYRKIMPEMSTTEKEAIDAGTTWWEGDLFRGTPDWHKLHNYPKPRLSAEEQAFLDGPCEELLAIVDDWHTTHERADLSPEVYQYLKDHGFFAMIIKKQYGGLEFSAYAQSCVLQKLTSKSMVLSSVVGVPNSLGPGELLQHYGTKEQQDHYLPRLAKGLEIPCFALTSPEAGSDAGAIPDVGVVCKGEWEGQEIIGMRLTWNKRYITLAPIATVLGLAFKMQDPDGLLGDKKDLGITCALIPVSTPGVKIGRRHFPLNVPFQNGPTQGEEVFVPLDYIIGGPKMAGQGWRMLVECLSVGRAITLPSNSTGGIKAAALLTGAYARIRRQFKLPIGKMEGIEEALARIGGYAYMAEASTTMSVGSIDLGEKPSVISAITKYHMTERMRQVTIDAMDIHGGKGICMGPNNYLARGYQGAPVAITVEGANILTRNMIIYGQGAIRCHPFVLAELQAAGLEDERAAVTAFDRALFGHIGFSISNFFRALWLGLSNSAFSASPYADATAKYYKQMNRYSAALALMSDVAMGTMGGDLKRRERISARLGDMLSMLYLTSSVLKRFNDDGRPAQDLPLVQWACEDNMYKAQVAMDEMLDNFPNRIVGSVLGKLLFPWGRTLRKPSDQLDHQVSRIMQTPCEARSRLATNVYLTLEPNNQIGLIEKALTDILAAEPIFDKVVHAANKRLPFFRLHEVAALGLELGVITEAEAEKLRVAEQGRLHTINVDDFDPLELAADKSLFDKKPKAKSVAA; encoded by the coding sequence ATGGATGTGTTGATTTTTTGGGTAGCCTTGCTTGGCACAGTAGCCGTGCTCGCCTACCACAGAGCAAGTTTAACTATGTTTACAGCGTTGATCGCTGCTTTATTAGCTGTTGCAACCTTCACTGATACAGTGGGTGTGATTAGCTGGATCCTGTTTTTGGTTGTGGCTGTGCCTTTAAATGTAGCCAGCATACGTCAACAGTATTTAACCAAACCTTTGTTAAAACTGTACCGCAAAATCATGCCGGAAATGTCGACCACAGAAAAAGAAGCTATTGATGCCGGCACCACCTGGTGGGAAGGCGATTTATTCCGTGGCACGCCAGACTGGCACAAACTGCACAATTATCCAAAACCACGTTTAAGTGCTGAAGAGCAAGCGTTTTTAGATGGCCCTTGTGAAGAGTTACTGGCCATAGTCGATGACTGGCACACCACACATGAACGTGCTGACTTATCACCAGAAGTGTATCAGTACTTAAAAGACCATGGCTTCTTTGCGATGATCATCAAAAAGCAATACGGCGGCCTGGAATTCTCAGCCTATGCCCAGTCTTGTGTGCTGCAAAAATTAACCAGCAAAAGTATGGTTTTATCCAGCGTCGTTGGTGTGCCTAACTCGTTAGGCCCAGGCGAGCTGTTACAACATTATGGTACCAAAGAGCAGCAGGACCACTACCTGCCTCGTTTGGCCAAAGGTTTAGAAATTCCTTGTTTTGCCTTAACCAGCCCGGAAGCAGGTTCTGATGCCGGCGCTATCCCTGATGTAGGTGTAGTCTGTAAAGGCGAATGGGAAGGTCAGGAAATTATTGGTATGCGCCTGACATGGAACAAGCGTTATATCACATTGGCCCCTATCGCTACTGTATTGGGTCTAGCATTTAAGATGCAGGATCCGGACGGTTTATTAGGCGATAAAAAAGATTTAGGCATCACTTGTGCTTTAATCCCTGTCTCTACTCCAGGCGTAAAAATTGGTCGTCGTCACTTCCCTCTGAACGTGCCATTCCAGAATGGTCCTACTCAGGGTGAAGAGGTCTTTGTGCCGCTGGACTACATTATTGGTGGTCCGAAGATGGCTGGTCAGGGCTGGCGCATGCTGGTGGAATGTTTGTCCGTAGGCCGGGCTATCACCCTGCCGTCAAACAGCACAGGTGGTATCAAAGCTGCTGCGTTGTTAACTGGTGCTTATGCCCGTATCCGTCGTCAGTTCAAGCTGCCTATAGGTAAAATGGAAGGTATTGAAGAAGCCTTAGCCCGTATTGGCGGTTATGCCTATATGGCTGAAGCCTCGACCACTATGTCGGTAGGTTCTATCGACTTAGGCGAAAAGCCATCTGTTATTTCCGCCATCACTAAATACCATATGACAGAGCGTATGCGTCAGGTGACTATTGATGCCATGGATATCCATGGTGGTAAAGGCATCTGTATGGGCCCGAACAACTATTTGGCCCGTGGTTATCAGGGTGCTCCGGTTGCTATCACTGTAGAAGGTGCAAACATACTGACCCGTAATATGATTATTTATGGTCAGGGCGCAATTCGTTGCCATCCATTTGTACTGGCTGAATTACAGGCTGCGGGTTTAGAAGACGAACGCGCTGCTGTGACGGCCTTTGACCGTGCTTTGTTTGGCCATATTGGTTTTAGCATCAGCAACTTCTTCCGTGCTTTATGGTTAGGCTTGAGCAATTCAGCCTTCTCTGCCAGCCCGTATGCAGATGCAACAGCTAAGTACTACAAACAAATGAACAGATACAGCGCTGCGTTGGCACTGATGTCTGATGTTGCTATGGGTACCATGGGTGGTGACTTAAAACGCCGTGAACGTATCTCCGCCCGTTTAGGCGATATGTTATCCATGTTGTATCTGACCTCTTCTGTACTGAAGCGTTTTAACGACGACGGTCGTCCGGCGCAGGATTTACCTTTAGTGCAATGGGCTTGTGAAGACAATATGTACAAAGCTCAGGTGGCTATGGATGAAATGCTGGATAACTTCCCGAATCGTATCGTAGGTTCGGTGTTAGGCAAGCTGTTATTCCCTTGGGGTCGTACTTTGCGTAAACCTTCGGACCAGCTGGATCACCAGGTGTCGCGCATTATGCAAACACCTTGTGAAGCCCGCAGCCGCTTAGCGACCAACGTCTATCTGACGCTGGAACCAAACAATCAAATCGGGTTAATTGAAAAAGCTCTGACTGATATTCTGGCCGCTGAACCTATCTTCGATAAAGTGGTGCATGCAGCGAATAAACGCCTGCCATTCTTCCGCTTACACGAAGTAGCTGCTTTAGGCTTAGAGCTGGGTGTGATCACCGAAGCTGAAGCAGAAAAGCTGCGTGTGGCTGAGCAAGGCCGTCTACACACCATTAACGTGGATGATTTTGACCCACTGGAACTGGCTGCTGATAAGTCTTTGTTTGATAAAAAGCCAAAAGCTAAGTCTGTTGCCGCTTAA
- a CDS encoding DUF3108 domain-containing protein, whose translation MTRMMNKWRLSASFFLLFSSLLSAEEPTAAPSVQFSAFEASYNVLRSGKKHGEAKRYLKTTEQGYELGYSSDISWLIFEDKRSEQSFFTIKEGRIQPNRYVMQRTGSGPNRYYELNLNWDSKELRVEKSKKIKAIQWNEQWLDPLSYHNQLALDLKAGKTEFVYQVLNRHGDERKYSYKVAGEEWLSLPYGKVKTIRIERTGTGPDKEVLAWVAPELDYLLVRLWQAEDKVEQFDIQLATFKPSN comes from the coding sequence ATGACCAGGATGATGAATAAATGGCGCCTTAGTGCGTCATTTTTTTTACTCTTTTCAAGCCTCTTATCAGCTGAAGAACCTACAGCTGCCCCTTCTGTTCAATTCTCAGCTTTTGAAGCCAGCTACAATGTGCTGCGCTCAGGCAAAAAACACGGTGAAGCCAAACGTTATCTGAAAACGACAGAACAAGGTTATGAACTGGGTTACAGCAGCGATATCAGTTGGCTGATTTTTGAAGATAAACGTTCAGAGCAGTCCTTTTTTACTATTAAAGAGGGCCGTATTCAGCCTAACCGTTATGTGATGCAGCGCACAGGTTCAGGCCCAAACCGTTATTACGAGCTGAATCTGAACTGGGACAGCAAAGAATTACGGGTCGAAAAATCTAAAAAAATTAAAGCCATTCAATGGAATGAACAATGGTTGGATCCCTTGAGTTATCACAACCAGCTGGCTTTGGATTTAAAAGCAGGTAAAACTGAATTTGTGTATCAGGTGCTGAATCGCCACGGTGATGAGCGCAAATACAGTTACAAAGTTGCGGGCGAAGAATGGTTATCCCTGCCCTACGGTAAAGTAAAAACCATCCGGATTGAACGCACTGGCACTGGCCCAGATAAAGAAGTGTTGGCTTGGGTAGCACCGGAGCTGGATTACTTATTAGTGCGGTTATGGCAGGCTGAAGATAAAGTCGAACAATTCGATATTCAGCTGGCGACTTTCAAACCTTCCAATTAA
- the purM gene encoding phosphoribosylformylglycinamidine cyclo-ligase → MSEQKTSLSYKDAGVDIDAGEALVDRIKGAVKRTTRKEVMGGLGGFGALCQIPAGYKEPVLVSGTDGVGTKLRLAMDLKRHDSVGIDLVAMCVNDIVVSGAEPLFFLDYYATGKLDVNTAATVVEGIAKGCELAGCALVGGETAEMPGMYHGEDYDIAGFSVGVVEKSEIIDGSKVKAGDQLIALAASGPHSNGFSLIRKVLEVSGQDPQTMLEGKTIADHLLEPTRIYVKNLLALIKSMPVHALCHITGGGFWENIPRVLPENTQAKIIESSWQWPAIFSWLQQQGNVERHEMYRTFNCGVGMIVVVPATHLDAALAQLKAAGENAWHLGEINQVAANEAQVVIQG, encoded by the coding sequence GTGAGCGAGCAAAAAACGTCGTTAAGTTACAAAGACGCTGGTGTTGATATTGATGCCGGTGAGGCCTTGGTTGACCGTATTAAAGGTGCGGTAAAACGTACAACCCGCAAAGAAGTAATGGGCGGTTTAGGCGGCTTTGGTGCTTTGTGTCAAATCCCTGCTGGCTATAAAGAGCCGGTACTCGTATCAGGCACTGACGGTGTAGGTACCAAACTGCGTCTGGCTATGGATTTAAAACGCCATGACAGCGTAGGTATCGACTTAGTGGCCATGTGCGTCAATGACATTGTCGTATCAGGTGCTGAACCTTTATTTTTCCTCGACTACTACGCGACAGGTAAGCTGGACGTCAATACTGCTGCTACTGTAGTGGAAGGTATTGCCAAAGGCTGTGAGCTGGCTGGTTGTGCTCTGGTGGGTGGTGAAACCGCTGAAATGCCAGGTATGTACCATGGCGAAGACTACGACATCGCAGGTTTTAGCGTCGGTGTGGTTGAGAAGTCTGAAATTATTGACGGCAGCAAAGTAAAAGCTGGCGATCAACTCATTGCATTAGCGGCCTCAGGTCCTCATTCCAACGGCTTTTCGTTAATTCGTAAAGTACTGGAAGTCAGCGGTCAGGATCCTCAGACTATGCTGGAAGGCAAAACTATTGCCGATCACCTGTTAGAGCCTACCCGAATTTATGTAAAAAACCTGCTGGCTTTAATTAAATCCATGCCTGTTCATGCTTTGTGTCATATCACAGGCGGTGGTTTCTGGGAAAATATCCCACGTGTACTGCCAGAAAACACTCAGGCAAAAATCATCGAGAGCAGCTGGCAGTGGCCTGCTATTTTCAGCTGGTTACAACAGCAAGGTAATGTAGAACGTCACGAAATGTACCGCACCTTCAACTGTGGTGTTGGCATGATAGTGGTAGTTCCTGCAACTCACCTCGATGCGGCTTTAGCCCAGTTAAAAGCAGCTGGCGAAAATGCCTGGCATTTAGGTGAAATCAATCAGGTTGCGGCAAACGAAGCTCAAGTTGTGATCCAAGGCTAA
- the purN gene encoding phosphoribosylglycinamide formyltransferase, producing MKSIVVLISGSGSNLQAILDACSAGFIAGKVTAVLSNKAKAYGLERAKKAGAKAIVLDHKAYADRAAYDQDLIATIDQHQPDLVVLAGFMRILTPEFVQHYQGRLLNIHPSLLPKYQGLNTHQRAIDAGDTEHGCSVHFVTAELDGGPVILQAKVPVFPGDDADTVAQRVHEQEHRIYPLVVRWFCQNRLQQQSDKALLDGLLLSDHGYANDQDDE from the coding sequence ATGAAATCTATTGTTGTATTGATTTCAGGTAGCGGCTCCAATCTGCAGGCGATTTTAGATGCCTGCAGTGCTGGTTTTATTGCCGGTAAAGTCACAGCTGTCCTGTCGAATAAAGCCAAAGCTTATGGTTTGGAGCGGGCTAAAAAAGCCGGCGCTAAAGCGATAGTGCTTGATCATAAAGCCTATGCCGACCGTGCGGCTTACGATCAGGATTTGATCGCAACTATCGATCAGCATCAACCTGATTTGGTGGTACTGGCTGGTTTTATGCGCATTTTAACGCCTGAATTTGTTCAGCATTATCAGGGCCGTTTACTGAATATCCATCCTTCGTTATTACCCAAATATCAGGGGCTGAATACTCACCAGCGCGCTATTGATGCTGGTGATACAGAACACGGCTGTTCAGTGCATTTTGTGACGGCGGAACTGGACGGTGGCCCTGTGATTTTGCAAGCCAAAGTGCCGGTTTTTCCTGGTGATGACGCGGATACTGTCGCACAGCGTGTACACGAACAGGAACACCGTATTTATCCATTGGTTGTACGCTGGTTTTGTCAGAACCGTTTACAACAGCAGTCAGATAAGGCATTGTTAGATGGCCTTTTATTGTCTGACCATGGATATGCAAATGACCAGGATGATGAATAA